In the genome of bacterium, one region contains:
- the raiA gene encoding ribosome-associated translation inhibitor RaiA: MEVRIRGRGIRLTDETRAHAAGRVSRAAKFFDRLRDVDVNVTRVNSHDSDHRFRAELSARAAGQVVRATGEGDTVSRSIDTASEHFERRLRRLSQKLSDRRRHRPRPEVHAVGRRGRSERPDDRQTSISRVRRSVGKPMTPEEAVIVMEETGETVVLFSNVETGELNVIHRSRGGWLELIEPA; this comes from the coding sequence ATGGAGGTCCGGATACGCGGGCGGGGAATCCGGTTGACGGATGAGACCCGTGCCCATGCAGCAGGGCGGGTCAGCCGGGCGGCCAAGTTCTTCGACCGGCTGCGCGATGTCGATGTGAACGTCACCAGGGTCAACAGCCACGACAGCGACCACCGCTTCCGGGCCGAGCTGTCCGCTCGTGCGGCCGGCCAGGTGGTCAGGGCGACGGGCGAGGGCGACACCGTAAGCCGTTCCATCGACACCGCATCCGAGCACTTCGAACGCCGGTTGCGCCGGCTCTCGCAGAAGCTCAGCGACCGCCGCCGCCACCGGCCGAGGCCCGAAGTTCACGCGGTCGGTCGGCGCGGGCGGTCCGAGCGACCCGATGACCGGCAGACCTCCATCTCCCGGGTGCGGCGGTCGGTCGGCAAGCCGATGACTCCCGAGGAGGCGGTCATCGTCATGGAGGAAACGGGCGAGACTGTGGTCCTCTTCTCCAACGTCGAGACGGGGGAACTCAACGTCATCCACCGGTCAAGGGGCGGGTGGCTGGAGTTGATCGAGCCCGCCTAG
- the manB gene encoding phosphomannomutase/phosphoglucomutase (converts mannose-6-phosphate to mannose-1-phosphate; the resulting product is then converted to GDP-mannose by ManC which is then used in the synthesis of mannose-containing glycoconjugates that are important for mediating entry into host cells) yields MGSPDPDPFDRIFLAYDVRGRVDRGDLDEEIVERIGVGFARVTGASTVALGRDCRPSSESLAAAFAEGVLSQGCNVTDLGLVPTEVVYYHSGLHGVPAAVVTASHNPAGYNGLKFCHRGAAPIGSGSGLERIRDVARSWTGDYRRQARGGLTRQDALPGYLEHVFGIVDPGGVGALRVAVDGGNGMAGLVVDPLFRRLPSATLMGHYLEPDGSFPHHPADPLNPDNLTDLVRLVREQEADVGVAFDGDGDRAVFVDEQGVPLPGSTATAIIAGWFLARRPGARIVHNLICSRSVAEAIRSAGGVPVRTRVGHSFIKAVMAEQDAAFGGEHSGHYYFGDNYGADSATLAMLVLLTVLTEAGVPLSELRRGYEPYALSGEINTAVSDPAAAIRAVAAAFAGASVDHLDGLTVDLGDSWFNVRPSNTEPLLRLNAEAPDPGSLSELVERVQRVIDSA; encoded by the coding sequence GTGGGAAGCCCTGACCCAGACCCTTTCGACCGTATCTTTCTGGCCTACGACGTCCGGGGTCGGGTGGATAGGGGGGATCTCGACGAGGAGATCGTCGAACGCATCGGGGTGGGCTTCGCTCGGGTCACCGGCGCGTCGACCGTAGCCCTGGGACGCGACTGCCGGCCTTCATCGGAGTCGTTGGCGGCGGCGTTCGCGGAGGGCGTCCTGTCGCAGGGGTGCAATGTGACCGACCTGGGCCTGGTCCCCACCGAGGTGGTCTACTACCACTCGGGCCTGCACGGGGTTCCCGCCGCCGTCGTCACCGCGTCCCACAACCCGGCCGGTTACAACGGTCTCAAGTTCTGCCATCGCGGGGCGGCGCCGATCGGGTCGGGCTCGGGATTGGAACGGATCCGGGATGTGGCCCGCTCGTGGACCGGGGACTACCGGCGGCAGGCCAGAGGCGGGCTGACCCGGCAGGACGCCCTGCCCGGTTACCTGGAGCACGTGTTCGGAATCGTCGATCCAGGGGGCGTCGGGGCGCTCCGGGTGGCCGTGGACGGCGGGAACGGGATGGCCGGGCTCGTGGTCGACCCGCTCTTCCGGCGATTGCCCTCGGCCACCTTGATGGGGCACTACCTGGAGCCGGACGGCTCATTTCCGCACCATCCGGCCGACCCCCTGAACCCCGACAACCTCACCGACCTGGTCCGCCTCGTGCGCGAGCAGGAGGCCGACGTGGGAGTGGCCTTCGACGGGGACGGTGATCGGGCGGTGTTCGTGGACGAGCAGGGCGTTCCTCTTCCCGGGAGCACCGCCACCGCCATCATCGCAGGCTGGTTCCTGGCCCGGCGACCGGGCGCCCGGATCGTCCACAACCTGATCTGCTCGAGGAGCGTGGCCGAGGCCATCCGGTCCGCCGGGGGAGTGCCGGTCCGGACCCGGGTGGGTCATTCGTTCATCAAGGCGGTCATGGCGGAGCAGGATGCGGCCTTCGGGGGTGAGCACTCGGGCCACTACTACTTCGGTGACAACTACGGGGCGGACAGCGCGACCCTGGCCATGCTGGTGTTGCTGACCGTCCTGACCGAGGCCGGCGTCCCGCTGTCGGAGTTGAGGCGCGGCTACGAGCCGTACGCCTTGTCGGGGGAGATCAATACCGCGGTGAGCGACCCGGCGGCAGCCATCCGGGCGGTGGCGGCCGCCTTCGCCGGCGCCTCTGTGGACCATCTCGACGGGCTGACGGTCGATCTGGGCGACAGTTGGTTCAACGTCCGTCCCTCCAACACCGAACCGCTGCTCCGTCTCAACGCCGAAGCACCCGATCCGGGGTCGCTGAGCGAACTCGTGGAAAGGGTGCAACGGGTGATCGACTCTGCCTGA
- a CDS encoding glycosyltransferase yields the protein MTAPQITIIIPVHNEAGFMGPALARIRRQVEAVTPRYRIILVENGSTDATHAEALSEAASDPRLDVIQIDGADYGLAIRTGMESAGDLGWLVVFDIDYHSEEFLRRVAELDGSADVVIASKRDPGSRDRRPWIRRLATRVFNLALRAVVGSGLSDTHGIKALHAPVVQALLPRVRLTKDLFDTELVLRAERAGHRIIEVPITVEEMREARSSLLRRVPRTLRGLIALRRSLDD from the coding sequence ATGACCGCACCGCAGATCACCATCATCATCCCGGTCCACAACGAGGCCGGCTTCATGGGGCCCGCCCTGGCCCGGATCCGACGCCAGGTGGAGGCAGTGACGCCCCGGTACCGGATCATCCTGGTCGAGAACGGATCGACCGACGCCACCCATGCCGAAGCGTTGTCCGAAGCGGCCTCCGATCCCCGCCTGGACGTGATACAGATCGACGGCGCCGACTACGGGCTCGCCATCCGCACCGGGATGGAATCGGCCGGGGACCTGGGATGGCTGGTGGTGTTCGACATCGACTACCACTCCGAAGAATTCCTGAGAAGGGTCGCGGAGCTCGACGGTTCGGCCGATGTGGTGATCGCCTCGAAGCGCGACCCCGGTTCCCGGGACCGGCGACCGTGGATACGCCGCCTGGCCACCCGGGTGTTCAACCTGGCGCTGCGGGCCGTGGTCGGATCCGGGCTGAGCGACACCCACGGCATCAAGGCGCTCCACGCGCCGGTGGTCCAGGCGCTCCTCCCGCGAGTGCGCCTGACCAAGGATCTGTTCGACACCGAGCTGGTGCTACGGGCCGAGCGAGCCGGGCACCGCATCATCGAGGTTCCGATCACCGTGGAGGAGATGAGGGAAGCCCGCTCCTCGCTACTCCGCCGGGTCCCGCGCACCCTCCGGGGACTGATCGCGCTGCGCCGCAGCCTGGATGATTAG